The following are encoded together in the uncultured Sphaerochaeta sp. genome:
- a CDS encoding DUF1576 domain-containing protein, whose product MEQSERILYALLIILICSLMLIAMILEGPLTVLQNTLRLQTQAARLISDFTLHGVGTAMFNAATVGLLALVLIFYASVSLSGPTISAILTMMGFSFFGNTLLNSIPLILGVWLASKLARKTFGSYSLIALFGTALGPLVTFLMFSTDLPLPLSIPLGIAAGLAAGFILPAVAGSMLQLHQGYNLYNVGFSCGFIGLFASNLLIAAGEMEPLVITWSEEFSLPLFLVIPMFSLLLIVTAFFIEKPKQGFQGLLEVQKLSGRLPYDFFDTGYTSGTLLNIGLLGLVFWAYLILIGAPINGPTIGALFTIIAFGGFGKTLKNTFPVVLGVILSTLLFDKSLVAPGPLLATLFATTLAPIAGQFGFIAGLLAGFLHLVMVEVTASWHGGLDLYNNGFAGGLTASLFVAILQWYKTNRPEEDFIQ is encoded by the coding sequence GTGGAACAAAGTGAACGCATCCTCTATGCTCTACTCATCATACTCATCTGCTCCCTCATGCTCATAGCCATGATACTTGAGGGTCCGCTCACTGTCCTACAAAACACCCTACGTTTGCAGACTCAAGCAGCTCGCCTGATCAGTGACTTTACGTTGCATGGTGTGGGAACAGCTATGTTCAATGCAGCCACGGTAGGATTGTTGGCATTGGTACTCATCTTCTATGCATCAGTCAGCCTTTCTGGGCCAACTATTTCAGCAATTCTGACCATGATGGGGTTCTCCTTCTTCGGCAATACATTGCTCAACAGCATCCCCCTCATCCTTGGAGTCTGGCTGGCAAGCAAGCTTGCACGCAAGACCTTCGGCTCATACAGCTTGATCGCCCTTTTCGGCACAGCTCTTGGACCCTTGGTGACCTTTCTGATGTTCTCTACCGACTTGCCCTTGCCTCTCTCCATTCCACTGGGAATTGCAGCAGGCCTTGCCGCCGGCTTCATCCTCCCTGCAGTAGCAGGATCCATGTTGCAACTCCATCAAGGCTATAATCTCTACAACGTTGGTTTCAGTTGTGGGTTCATCGGCCTGTTTGCATCCAACTTACTCATTGCCGCAGGAGAAATGGAACCATTGGTCATCACCTGGAGTGAGGAGTTCTCACTACCTCTTTTCCTGGTAATACCCATGTTCTCCCTATTATTGATAGTGACCGCCTTCTTCATTGAAAAACCAAAACAAGGTTTCCAAGGATTGCTGGAAGTGCAAAAGCTTTCTGGACGCCTCCCGTATGATTTTTTTGACACAGGATATACCTCTGGTACACTCTTGAATATTGGGTTGCTTGGCTTGGTATTCTGGGCGTATCTAATTCTCATTGGGGCGCCTATCAATGGACCAACCATCGGAGCCTTGTTTACCATCATAGCCTTCGGGGGTTTCGGAAAAACCTTGAAAAACACCTTTCCTGTAGTATTGGGAGTTATTCTCTCTACACTTCTGTTTGACAAGTCTCTGGTTGCTCCAGGCCCCCTCTTGGCAACTCTCTTCGCCACCACACTGGCTCCAATAGCTGGGCAGTTTGGATTCATAGCAGGTTTGCTAGCTGGATTCCTGCATCTGGTGATGGTAGAAGTAACCGCCTCGTGGCATGGAGGGCTTGATCTGTATAACAATGGCTTTGCCGGTGGGCTGACGGCAAGCTTGTTTGTTGCAATCTTACAGTGGTACAAAACCAACCGCCCCGAGGAGGATTTCATACAATGA
- a CDS encoding DUF4097 family beta strand repeat-containing protein: protein MLKDTNANKIFLIILVLILALSFSLYKGWEKRGIEQRRDQQIDFQGGDSLEVSTISNDIIIEVDEGARQASISLGKHDNEQLKVSKQGSLVTVSVSPIKRWFIRFFSYNPSPLMIKLPVEDLGRLEVSSTSGDITLMHPMKTNSTKVSGVSGEVDFLTLRASDNLELRTISGDISGKEASSDGEVTLSSTSGTVEVQQISGAKTNLKTVSSKIEGEVRLPGRSSIEAKTTSGAIELNLRSSDNLKVTASTVSGSIEFNDERQTGNEASLQTGEASNLVRLSSVSGEIDLLY, encoded by the coding sequence ATGCTGAAGGATACCAACGCCAATAAAATCTTCCTGATCATCCTGGTGCTCATACTCGCTCTCTCCTTCTCCCTCTACAAGGGATGGGAGAAGCGGGGGATCGAGCAACGCAGGGACCAGCAGATAGACTTCCAGGGGGGAGACTCCCTCGAGGTATCAACCATCAGCAATGATATTATCATTGAGGTTGATGAAGGAGCGAGGCAAGCCAGTATTTCTCTTGGAAAGCATGACAATGAACAGCTAAAGGTTTCAAAACAAGGTTCCCTGGTAACTGTTTCAGTCAGCCCAATCAAACGTTGGTTCATCCGTTTCTTCTCCTACAATCCTTCTCCTTTGATGATTAAACTCCCTGTTGAGGACCTGGGACGATTGGAAGTCTCTTCTACCAGTGGGGACATCACCTTGATGCATCCCATGAAAACCAATTCGACGAAGGTTTCTGGGGTAAGTGGCGAGGTTGATTTTCTCACTCTCAGGGCCTCTGACAATCTGGAACTGCGTACTATCAGTGGAGACATCTCTGGAAAAGAAGCCTCCTCTGATGGAGAGGTAACGCTCTCATCGACGAGCGGTACGGTGGAGGTCCAACAGATTTCTGGGGCCAAGACCAACCTCAAGACAGTGAGTTCCAAGATAGAGGGAGAAGTTCGCCTTCCTGGACGGAGCTCTATTGAGGCCAAGACCACCAGCGGAGCAATTGAATTGAACCTTCGATCAAGCGATAATCTCAAGGTGACAGCATCAACGGTCAGTGGTTCAATAGAGTTCAACGACGAGCGACAAACGGGGAATGAGGCCAGCTTGCAGACAGGAGAGGCAAGCAATCTAGTCAGACTCTCATCGGTAAGTGGAGAAATCGATTTGTTATACTAA
- a CDS encoding PspC domain-containing protein — MATKRLYRSPRGKIFGVCTGLAEWRDLPPDPVRLIVFLVVLATGIFPGALIYLLAALMIPMNPEGSYDSTIYTNDTPDSSEEELKAEYERLKRKVEKMESEMFNKERDWDDRFHQGH, encoded by the coding sequence ATGGCTACCAAACGATTGTACAGATCCCCTCGGGGAAAAATTTTCGGGGTTTGCACCGGCCTTGCCGAGTGGAGGGACCTTCCCCCTGACCCGGTTCGCCTGATTGTATTTCTTGTGGTATTGGCAACAGGCATCTTTCCAGGAGCACTCATCTACTTACTTGCTGCGCTCATGATACCTATGAATCCTGAAGGCTCTTATGATTCGACCATTTATACAAACGATACACCTGATTCGAGTGAAGAAGAACTGAAGGCTGAGTATGAACGTCTTAAGCGCAAAGTGGAAAAAATGGAAAGTGAGATGTTCAATAAGGAAAGAGACTGGGACGACCGATTCCACCAAGGACACTAA
- a CDS encoding PspA/IM30 family protein — translation MGVFSRFLDIVNANINSLLDKAEDPEKMIKLMMQEMEDTLIELKSSCAAKMASRAKTDRTYKEALNAVERWQSRAELAISKGREDLAREALLEKKQAKTTLDRLKEELTTYDEVIKTAKSEINQIEDKLSTVKQKYQMMVERAKRAREEQAAQETLRRASEGNTFHRFNDMEEKIDRMQADNDLNRSGSTLDEKFRDLEEMDDIDAEIEELRKRAGL, via the coding sequence ATGGGAGTTTTTTCAAGATTCTTGGATATTGTAAATGCAAATATCAACTCACTGCTCGATAAAGCAGAAGATCCCGAAAAGATGATCAAGTTGATGATGCAGGAGATGGAAGATACCCTGATTGAACTCAAGAGTTCCTGCGCCGCAAAAATGGCCAGCAGGGCAAAGACCGACCGTACCTATAAAGAAGCGCTCAATGCAGTAGAACGCTGGCAGAGCCGAGCAGAACTGGCTATCAGCAAGGGACGCGAAGATTTGGCACGGGAAGCACTACTTGAGAAGAAACAGGCCAAAACAACACTTGATCGCCTCAAAGAGGAACTTACCACCTATGATGAGGTAATCAAAACCGCAAAGAGTGAAATCAACCAGATTGAGGACAAGCTATCCACCGTGAAGCAGAAGTACCAGATGATGGTTGAAAGGGCGAAACGGGCCAGAGAAGAACAAGCTGCCCAAGAAACCCTGAGACGTGCAAGCGAGGGAAACACGTTCCACCGCTTCAATGATATGGAAGAGAAGATAGACCGTATGCAGGCTGACAATGACCTGAACCGCAGTGGCTCTACCTTGGACGAGAAATTCCGAGATCTCGAGGAGATGGATGACATCGATGCTGAGATTGAGGAATTGCGCAAACGCGCCGGCCTGTGA
- a CDS encoding sigma 54-interacting transcriptional regulator translates to MESPQGGGYNQQPLGESEVFLDFQSKLSRAATVNRSVLLVGERGSGKEIAARRLHFLSPRWQQSLVTVNCAALPPSLIETELFGYEQGAFTGAQKTRKGRFEEAEGGTLFLDEIGLIPLEVQEKILRVVEYGTYERVGSSVTHEVNVKIIGATNADLPTLCNEGKFKEDLLDRLSFEVLFLPPLRERGEDILLLASYFASKMALECGKSEMPVFSEEVEASLQSYPWPGNVRELKNVVERAVYRSDTPEIEHLDFNPFNNPFTQSEMERDDSIVTQKQKQLDLSQFGQARIDLDVSYLAEALKQAGGNQREAAKLLGLTYDQLRGLYRKYQDLL, encoded by the coding sequence ATGGAATCCCCACAGGGCGGAGGATATAACCAGCAACCACTAGGAGAAAGCGAAGTTTTCCTGGATTTCCAGAGCAAGCTGAGCCGAGCAGCTACCGTCAATCGTTCTGTCCTCCTGGTAGGGGAGCGTGGCAGCGGCAAGGAGATTGCAGCAAGAAGACTGCACTTTCTCTCTCCCCGATGGCAGCAGAGCTTGGTAACCGTCAACTGTGCTGCACTTCCTCCTTCCTTGATCGAGACCGAACTTTTCGGTTATGAGCAGGGAGCGTTCACCGGAGCCCAGAAGACCCGCAAGGGGCGATTTGAAGAGGCTGAGGGAGGTACGCTTTTCTTGGATGAGATCGGGCTCATCCCGCTGGAGGTGCAAGAGAAGATCCTTCGTGTAGTGGAATATGGGACCTATGAACGGGTCGGTTCTTCTGTCACCCATGAGGTGAATGTGAAGATCATCGGTGCTACCAATGCAGACCTTCCCACGCTCTGCAATGAAGGAAAGTTCAAGGAAGACCTCCTGGACCGACTCTCTTTTGAAGTGTTGTTTCTTCCTCCGCTTCGCGAACGTGGCGAGGACATCCTGTTGCTTGCCTCATATTTTGCCTCAAAAATGGCTCTTGAGTGTGGCAAAAGCGAAATGCCGGTTTTCTCAGAGGAAGTGGAAGCTTCCCTGCAATCCTATCCCTGGCCTGGTAATGTGCGTGAATTGAAGAATGTGGTTGAGAGGGCTGTCTACCGTAGCGATACTCCAGAAATTGAACACCTCGATTTCAACCCATTTAATAATCCTTTCACCCAAAGCGAGATGGAGAGAGATGATAGCATTGTCACACAAAAGCAGAAACAATTGGACTTGTCGCAGTTTGGCCAAGCTCGTATCGATCTCGATGTCTCTTACCTTGCAGAGGCCTTGAAGCAGGCAGGGGGAAACCAGAGGGAGGCAGCCAAGCTCCTGGGACTTACCTATGACCAGCTCAGGGGATTGTACAGGAAATATCAGGATTTACTGTAG
- a CDS encoding PspC domain-containing protein — protein sequence MDYYHRTLYRERRGMILGVFQGLATWSGLPVLLLRIVGIILLFSVGFIPMVIAYLGTALILPSR from the coding sequence ATGGACTACTACCACAGGACGCTCTACCGTGAGCGAAGAGGTATGATTCTTGGAGTTTTCCAGGGACTGGCAACGTGGTCCGGTCTTCCCGTACTCCTATTGAGAATCGTTGGAATCATCCTGCTTTTCTCTGTGGGGTTCATCCCGATGGTAATCGCCTACCTGGGCACAGCCCTTATCCTCCCCTCACGATAG
- a CDS encoding PspA/IM30 family protein: MQMFKRVADIFNSHVNSALDKLEDPAKMINLMITELEETQSKARSSMAARKAEQVSLEREKAELEKSLLRWDDRAKLAITNGREDLAREALIEKNNAKARIKRIEELETNLQTILASQSSQLTQIADKLKEVKDKQQILVQRARSAKEKKQVAETLKSSDSTDLARKFSELESKIERMEADAEMAGYHGTTSAADEFSRMESEQEIDAEMEQLKASMSKKKEKEQK, encoded by the coding sequence ATGCAGATGTTCAAGAGAGTCGCCGATATCTTCAATTCCCACGTAAACAGTGCTTTGGATAAACTCGAAGATCCGGCAAAGATGATCAACCTGATGATCACAGAACTTGAGGAAACCCAGAGCAAGGCTCGTTCTTCAATGGCAGCAAGAAAAGCTGAACAGGTAAGTCTGGAGCGTGAGAAAGCTGAACTGGAGAAGTCTCTTCTCCGTTGGGATGACCGCGCCAAACTGGCTATCACCAATGGCAGGGAAGATCTCGCCCGTGAAGCCTTGATTGAAAAGAATAATGCAAAAGCACGGATCAAGCGTATCGAAGAGCTTGAAACAAACCTGCAGACCATTCTTGCCAGTCAGAGCAGCCAACTCACCCAGATTGCAGACAAGCTCAAGGAAGTGAAAGATAAGCAACAGATCCTCGTCCAGAGAGCAAGAAGCGCAAAAGAAAAGAAGCAGGTTGCTGAAACCCTGAAGAGCAGTGACAGTACTGACTTGGCTCGCAAGTTCAGTGAACTGGAGAGCAAGATTGAGCGCATGGAAGCAGACGCAGAAATGGCCGGCTACCATGGTACCACCAGTGCTGCAGATGAGTTCAGCAGAATGGAAAGCGAACAAGAGATTGATGCAGAGATGGAACAGCTGAAGGCATCGATGAGCAAGAAGAAAGAGAAGGAGCAGAAGTAA
- the rsmI gene encoding 16S rRNA (cytidine(1402)-2'-O)-methyltransferase → MSTLYMVATPIGNLDDITYRAVETLKGVEVIACEDTRHTQQLLTHWGISKRLIACHAHNETNSAKGIVGLLAEGKDVAFVSDAGTPGISDPGARVVSAVRQAGFPVVPIPGVSAQSALVSVAGYVGKTFTFEGFLSPKKGRRKKRLEELLSRDEAFIIYESPFRILKTLAELSELDGARQIVLGREMTKKFEEFLQGTASQVMEVLAAKPSIKGEFALLVAPSQAQERDDHTEEA, encoded by the coding sequence ATGAGTACCTTGTATATGGTGGCGACACCCATTGGAAACCTAGATGATATTACCTATAGGGCAGTTGAGACGCTTAAAGGCGTTGAGGTAATCGCCTGTGAGGACACACGGCATACACAACAACTGTTGACCCATTGGGGGATCAGCAAGCGCCTGATCGCCTGTCATGCACACAATGAGACCAACTCTGCAAAAGGCATCGTAGGCTTGTTGGCGGAAGGCAAGGATGTTGCCTTTGTCAGTGATGCGGGCACCCCGGGTATCAGTGACCCGGGGGCGCGAGTGGTCAGTGCTGTTCGCCAGGCTGGATTCCCTGTTGTCCCTATTCCTGGTGTCTCTGCACAATCGGCTCTTGTCAGTGTGGCCGGGTATGTAGGCAAAACCTTCACCTTTGAAGGATTTCTCAGCCCAAAGAAGGGACGAAGAAAGAAACGTCTGGAGGAGTTGCTCAGCCGTGATGAGGCATTCATCATCTATGAGTCGCCCTTCAGAATTCTCAAGACACTTGCCGAACTATCTGAGCTGGATGGCGCGCGTCAGATTGTATTGGGAAGGGAAATGACCAAGAAATTTGAGGAGTTCCTGCAGGGAACTGCCTCCCAGGTGATGGAAGTGCTTGCAGCAAAACCTTCGATCAAGGGAGAGTTTGCCTTGTTGGTTGCGCCCTCCCAGGCACAGGAACGTGATGATCACACTGAAGAAGCTTAG
- a CDS encoding TrmH family RNA methyltransferase encodes MITLKKLRSLKSRTCVRKCASLFHQLSQEMDTSYLYGLLTLSEEQQFAEVLDEKQREQLRSLIRRVPLVQGRDLAILLEDIHYFLLDVLGSDPSDWDLTDDQGALDASARLILPHILVLDRLRSPYNIGSIFRSADSFGVQKIYLIEGCARLDHPRTKKTSRGCIGTVDHEVLPEEVVLQRIQSLPLFALETGGRELSRFPFPKEGVGIIGGEELGVSPSLLNASETSLGRLTIPMGGTKGSLNVAVATGIMLCSWYMSAGNL; translated from the coding sequence ATGATCACACTGAAGAAGCTTAGAAGCCTGAAAAGTCGGACTTGTGTAAGAAAATGCGCAAGCCTCTTTCATCAGTTGTCCCAGGAGATGGACACCTCGTATCTGTATGGACTGCTCACGCTCTCTGAAGAGCAGCAGTTTGCTGAGGTGTTGGATGAAAAACAAAGGGAACAGTTGCGTTCGCTGATAAGAAGAGTCCCCTTGGTCCAAGGAAGAGATTTGGCAATCCTTCTCGAGGATATCCACTATTTTCTCCTTGATGTCTTGGGAAGTGACCCCTCTGATTGGGACCTCACCGATGATCAGGGTGCGCTTGATGCGTCAGCTCGCCTCATCCTTCCCCATATCCTGGTGCTCGATCGCCTTCGTTCTCCTTATAATATAGGATCAATATTCCGTAGTGCAGACTCCTTTGGAGTGCAGAAAATCTATTTGATCGAAGGGTGTGCGAGGCTCGACCACCCGCGTACCAAAAAAACCAGCAGGGGATGTATCGGTACAGTGGACCATGAGGTTCTACCTGAGGAAGTAGTGCTGCAGCGTATACAATCACTCCCCCTCTTTGCTTTGGAGACAGGTGGTAGGGAACTCTCCCGCTTTCCCTTTCCTAAGGAAGGGGTAGGGATTATCGGTGGGGAGGAGTTGGGTGTCAGTCCCTCCTTGCTGAATGCAAGTGAAACCTCCCTTGGTCGGTTGACCATCCCGATGGGAGGGACCAAGGGTTCCTTGAATGTGGCGGTAGCCACAGGGATTATGCTCTGCAGTTGGTATATGAGCGCTGGTAATCTGTAA
- a CDS encoding AAA family ATPase, which produces MTDNKKRVHPLTYEEASFDFDPLLISECRALGSDEHIVGQPRALRSLEIGLSLQKCGYNIFVSGEATSGRHEAVRYCAEHQRNNIDAIRDIVYVCNFKQPDSPSALTFRPGEGERFCDACSAFNQELLSLTQDSDHFLEKAERLVDKMEQQFPENRQLSSYFAHLKADLAREAIHIQHLDAEMLKSDPIARKYQANLLVNHAQTRQRPLIIESYPTFDNLFGSVDSDEKIPHLSLHAGSLLEAAGGFIVIEAEKLLGESGLWEALKRYLDANTLAYEAGLVTKGELKSKMIRPQVVPLPIKVILIGSEEVYDMLCDEDERFLTLFKICAQFDYSMELSKKAIAQSIWALDAYAKNHHMLPLEDSAFSQLLRYSCWYVESRTHLTTHFSSLYDVIEEAHWWAKHHSQASIDGELILRVNEERGYINGISESKINEEILSGDMIISLSGTKVGVVNGLAVMDRGSVSFGTPTVISCTASPGNEGIVNIEHEAGLSGEIHDKGLLILEGYLRKHYARTFPLSIYAGIAFEQSYAEVDGDSASSSELLALLSAIGELPVRQDIAVTGSVNQMGLIQPVGGINEKIEGFFRTCLATGLTGKQGVIIPKQNVRNLILPYEVLNAIKEKQFFIYPVSTIDEAMQILTGRSVGVRNAKGNWSAGNFNFDIEDKLKRMYVAVTSNRG; this is translated from the coding sequence ATGACCGATAATAAAAAGCGGGTTCATCCGCTCACCTATGAAGAAGCTTCCTTCGATTTTGATCCCTTGCTCATCAGTGAATGCCGAGCTTTGGGCAGCGACGAACATATCGTTGGCCAGCCAAGGGCTCTTCGTAGTCTGGAGATTGGGCTCAGTCTGCAGAAATGCGGATACAACATTTTTGTAAGCGGAGAAGCCACGAGCGGAAGACATGAGGCGGTACGTTACTGTGCCGAGCACCAGAGAAACAATATTGATGCTATTAGGGACATTGTTTATGTGTGTAATTTCAAACAGCCGGACAGCCCCTCCGCCCTCACATTCCGCCCAGGGGAAGGGGAACGCTTTTGTGATGCATGCAGTGCTTTCAATCAGGAACTGCTCAGCCTTACCCAAGACAGCGATCACTTTCTCGAGAAAGCAGAGCGCCTTGTGGACAAAATGGAACAACAGTTCCCTGAAAATCGGCAACTCTCCTCATACTTCGCCCATCTCAAGGCAGATCTTGCCCGAGAAGCTATCCATATCCAGCATCTTGATGCAGAGATGCTCAAGAGTGACCCGATAGCACGGAAGTACCAAGCCAACCTGCTGGTCAATCACGCACAGACGAGACAACGGCCCCTGATTATTGAGTCCTATCCTACCTTCGACAACCTTTTTGGTTCGGTTGACTCAGATGAGAAAATACCCCATCTCAGTCTGCATGCAGGATCTCTTCTTGAGGCAGCAGGTGGCTTCATCGTCATAGAGGCTGAAAAACTCCTTGGCGAGAGTGGCCTGTGGGAAGCACTCAAACGGTATCTCGATGCAAACACCTTGGCTTATGAAGCAGGGCTTGTCACCAAGGGAGAACTGAAAAGCAAGATGATCAGGCCCCAGGTGGTTCCCCTTCCGATCAAGGTCATTCTCATCGGTAGCGAAGAGGTCTATGACATGCTCTGTGATGAGGACGAGCGATTCCTGACGCTCTTCAAGATCTGCGCACAGTTTGATTATTCGATGGAACTCTCAAAGAAGGCAATTGCCCAAAGCATCTGGGCTTTGGATGCCTATGCAAAGAACCATCATATGCTCCCTCTTGAGGATAGCGCCTTTAGCCAGTTACTTCGGTACTCCTGTTGGTATGTAGAGTCCCGTACCCATCTGACGACGCATTTCTCATCACTGTATGATGTCATTGAGGAAGCTCACTGGTGGGCGAAGCACCATAGCCAGGCATCCATCGACGGAGAGCTCATTCTCCGTGTGAATGAGGAGCGGGGATACATCAATGGCATCAGTGAGAGTAAGATCAATGAAGAGATTCTCAGTGGTGATATGATCATCAGCCTATCCGGCACAAAAGTCGGGGTAGTCAATGGCTTGGCGGTCATGGACCGTGGCAGTGTTTCCTTTGGAACCCCTACGGTTATATCCTGCACGGCCAGTCCAGGAAATGAAGGTATTGTAAATATTGAACATGAAGCCGGACTCAGTGGGGAAATTCATGACAAGGGCCTCCTTATCCTGGAAGGATACCTACGTAAACATTATGCCCGCACCTTCCCACTCTCCATCTACGCCGGTATTGCCTTTGAACAATCCTATGCGGAGGTAGATGGAGACAGTGCCTCCTCCAGTGAACTGCTAGCACTGCTCTCTGCAATCGGGGAACTACCTGTCCGCCAAGACATCGCAGTGACAGGATCGGTCAATCAAATGGGCTTGATCCAACCCGTTGGGGGCATCAACGAAAAGATTGAGGGATTCTTCCGTACCTGTTTGGCAACAGGACTCACCGGAAAACAGGGAGTCATCATTCCAAAACAGAATGTCCGTAATCTCATTCTTCCCTATGAGGTACTGAACGCCATCAAGGAGAAGCAATTCTTTATTTATCCGGTCAGCACCATAGATGAAGCAATGCAGATACTCACCGGAAGAAGTGTCGGCGTTCGTAATGCAAAAGGCAACTGGAGTGCAGGGAATTTCAACTTCGATATTGAAGACAAGCTGAAACGAATGTATGTAGCAGTTACGTCAAACCGGGGCTAG
- a CDS encoding Nif3-like dinuclear metal center hexameric protein, translated as MKRSKLVTYLDTYLVLGSFEILDRSLNGLVVGGVEKEVRKVAFAVDACQATFEKAIAEGADLLIVHHGLYWGTPLPITGTHHTRISTLLEGNLDLYVAHLPLDAHPEVGNNVVMAGRLGLQDIEPFAPYKGTMLGYKGVLKEGRDTKWIAEQLGFENPVVLPFGKDPITTVGIVSGGASSDVYAALSDGLDCFITGEVEHQIYHDAQESGITVIGGGHYQTEIFGVQALLEHLRDTFDLEVCFIANPTGL; from the coding sequence ATGAAACGAAGCAAACTTGTTACCTATCTTGATACATATCTGGTACTTGGGTCTTTTGAGATTTTGGATCGATCCCTCAACGGTTTGGTTGTAGGAGGAGTGGAGAAAGAGGTACGTAAGGTGGCCTTCGCCGTTGATGCCTGCCAAGCTACCTTTGAGAAAGCCATAGCAGAGGGTGCTGATCTGCTTATCGTTCACCATGGGCTCTACTGGGGAACCCCGCTACCAATTACCGGGACACACCATACGCGCATCAGCACGTTGCTGGAAGGTAATCTGGACCTGTATGTGGCTCATCTTCCCCTCGATGCACACCCGGAAGTGGGAAACAATGTTGTCATGGCTGGAAGGCTGGGGTTGCAGGATATTGAGCCCTTTGCCCCTTATAAAGGTACCATGTTGGGGTATAAGGGTGTACTCAAGGAAGGGAGAGACACCAAGTGGATTGCTGAACAGCTTGGTTTTGAGAATCCAGTGGTGCTTCCATTCGGCAAGGACCCCATCACAACGGTGGGTATTGTCAGTGGAGGGGCGAGCAGTGATGTCTATGCAGCTCTCTCTGATGGACTGGACTGTTTTATCACCGGGGAAGTGGAACATCAAATCTACCATGATGCACAGGAATCTGGTATCACGGTCATTGGTGGAGGACATTACCAAACGGAAATTTTCGGGGTGCAGGCGCTCTTAGAACATCTAAGGGATACGTTCGACCTTGAGGTTTGTTTTATTGCCAACCCCACTGGCTTATAG
- the lspA gene encoding signal peptidase II, translating to MAQKYTSRFIPLILTLLIIVSDQLSKAWVVATIPENTIGFRYLGDFLAIVHVRNTAIAFSMGDGLPVVVKLLFFIIVPVILVIAVCVVYFSRKIHLSVFQRWVLALFLGGGTGNLIDRIFRGFRVVDFISVKVYGFLGFERWPTWNIADASLVVSGILLAASLLLENSETKEDNNV from the coding sequence ATGGCACAGAAATACACCAGCAGATTCATCCCGCTCATCCTCACCCTCCTTATTATTGTTTCTGACCAACTCAGCAAGGCATGGGTGGTTGCCACCATCCCAGAGAACACAATAGGGTTTCGCTATCTTGGTGATTTCCTTGCGATTGTACATGTGCGCAATACTGCTATTGCGTTCAGTATGGGTGATGGTCTCCCGGTCGTTGTAAAGTTGCTGTTCTTCATCATCGTGCCAGTGATTTTGGTTATTGCGGTATGTGTAGTATACTTTTCACGAAAGATTCATCTTTCCGTTTTTCAGAGGTGGGTGCTTGCGCTCTTCCTTGGTGGTGGAACGGGGAATTTGATCGACCGAATTTTTAGGGGTTTTCGGGTAGTGGATTTCATCAGCGTAAAGGTCTATGGATTCCTTGGGTTTGAGCGATGGCCAACCTGGAACATTGCTGACGCTTCACTGGTTGTCAGTGGAATCCTCCTTGCTGCTAGTCTGCTCCTCGAAAACTCTGAAACGAAGGAAGATAACAATGTCTAA
- a CDS encoding leader peptide processing enzyme — translation MSKKMNTVWFMLAATVLNIVLMMVLFIICFVLITRFVDPNSSLIPLWLGLTFLVSIGGSFWVYSRIIKWMNNKFNLEDNLSPLFNRKRKPKRRED, via the coding sequence ATGTCTAAGAAAATGAACACCGTTTGGTTTATGTTGGCGGCAACCGTACTGAACATTGTACTGATGATGGTTCTTTTTATCATCTGTTTTGTACTCATCACCCGTTTCGTCGACCCGAACAGTTCCCTGATTCCCCTCTGGTTGGGTCTTACCTTCCTGGTAAGTATCGGAGGGAGTTTCTGGGTGTACTCACGAATCATCAAGTGGATGAACAACAAGTTCAATCTGGAGGATAACCTCAGCCCACTTTTCAATAGAAAGAGAAAGCCAAAGCGCAGAGAGGACTGA